TCCGATTCCAGCCTGGGCTACGACGGCTACGTCATCCGGTGTACCGGCAATGTCCTGGCGCTTGCCGGCCGCCGGCCCTACTCCGCGCTGTACGCCGTGTACCGGCTGTTCGAAGAACATCTGGGATGCGGCTTCTTTGAAGAAGGCGAGCAGATCCCCCGGAAAGATACCGTCTCGATAGGCGAACTGGCGGAATACCGCAAGCCCCGCTTCAAGTGGCGGATGTACTTCGCGAACATGCAGGACGCTTACAGCGGCATGCGCTGGTGGACCTGGGAGGAGCTCAGGCCCTGGATCGACTATCTGGTCAAGAAACGTTTCAACATCCTCGAGAGCGGCAACATCGCGGACTGTTGCGGTATCGGCGCGCTGGCGGCCAACCGGCTGGGCGTTCCGGTGGAACTGACCGACTGGCAGAAGGAGCGTATCGCGTTGTTGCGTCGGGTATTCGACTATGCCCGGGAAGCCGGCATCCGAATCCGTTACCGCATGCAGCTTCACGTGGGCACGCCCGCGGTGAATCCCGGTTTTTCACCCTATGCGGACGGCCGCCAGTTGCAGGTGTTCGTGGACGGTTACGAGGCTATGACCGGCGCCGGGATCAGCGTCGCGCCGCTGGAATGGTGCGGCGAATCCGAGATCGTCCTTGACCCGCGGGATCCCGCGACCCGGCGGTTCACCACCGCCGTGGTGGAATCGTACGGAGAGGCGCTGGGTACAGACCACCTCTACAGCCTCTGGCTGCCCACGGAGGAGACCTGGGTGGAGGAAGATCCGGACAGGGCCGCAGAACTCACCCACGCCTCGGTCGACGGCATGATCCAGGCCATCCGGGACGGCGATCCGGACGCGGTGCTGTTCAGTCCCCGGGTGTGCACGGACAATCCCACGGAGGCGGCCCAGGCGCGGGCGGTACGGGACGCCGGCCTGCCCGTGATCGGCAACATGTTCCTCAACCACGCTGGGAGGATGTACGACTTCCTCCGGTGCGACTACTACTGGGGGCTGCCGTGGTCCACGGGCATGTGCGGCCAGTGCGGCAGGGAGACCAATCCCAACGGCGACATCGAAACGGCGATCGACAACGCCCGTTCGCTGACGGATCATCCCAGGGCGGCCAACCTGCAGGGATTCATGGTTTCGTCGGAAACCAATCACCGGAACGTGATGACCATGGATCTGTACGCGGAGCTGTCGTGGAACCCCTCGGACGTGGAACCGGACGACTATGTCGAGCGCTGGAACCGCAGACGGTACGGTCCGGCGGCGGAAGGCACCCGCCCGGCCGTACGGATATTCGCCGAAACGATCATGGCGTACTTCGATCCCTGCACCCACAACGGCCCCCTGTACCGGAACTGGGACGGGACTTTGCTTCCCGGTCTCACCTCCGGGTCCGTCAAGCGGCTCATCGGGTTTCTTCCGGCCCTCCACGACATGCTCGAGATCCTCCTCTCCAAATACAACGACCTCAAGGGTTCCCCCATGTACCGCTTCGACCTGGTGGACATCGGCCGGACGTACCTGGCGGGCATCTTCAACCATCGCCTGGCCCACACGCGCAAGGCCTTCCGCGCCGGGGACGGCGAACGGTTCGAACGCATGGCGGAGGAGACGGAGCAGGTGATGCACGCCATGGCGCGATATTGCAGCGCCCACGAGCAGTTCAGGCTCAAGACCCACGACGAATGGGCGGCCCGATGGCCCGAGATCGTGCCGGGCCACGCCAACAGCGAAAGCAACTGGATCACCTTCACCGCCCTGATCTCCCTGGAAAACTGGCAGGTGCTGCTGGACTACCTCCCGGAGGATTTCGCCGAGATGATCGTCCATTACTTCCTCCCTCGGGTGCGGCAATACGTCGACCGGATGCGGACGCTCATGGAACGGGGGGAGGACATATCGGAGCGGCTGGTAGACCGGGATTCGGACGTCGATTTGCCCTCTCGCGTGGCGAACTGGTCGACGCCCCGGGGTAACACGCCCTGGTCGCCCTACGGGGATACCTGCGAACCCGAGTTGACCGGAGAGGACGAGGCCCTTGCCCTCCGACTCATCAAGGCCGGTTCCGTGAGCGGCCGGTACGACTTCTACGTGGGGCCGCTGGATGTCCTCGTCCGTGAGATGCTGGACGCCTTCCCGCCTCCCGAAGACATCGACGAGATCCTCGCGGAGGAGGACTACGCGCCGCCGGGCAACCGATTGGTATTGCACGGGGTTCCCGGCGAAACGATCGAGGGGTTCAACGTGCCCGGTTTCGTGGAAAGGGTCGTCGTTCCCCGTGAACTCCACGATATCATCGCCGTGCGCGAAGTGCGCAGGGAATACAACATCGCACGGGGCGAGATCGCCCTGTACCAGGTGACCGTGATGCCGACGGTCCACCTGGTCCGCCACGAGGACGAGCCCGCCCCCTCGGACGGTCACGACGTTGCGATATTCTCGTTCAATTTCCGAGACTCCGAATACAAGGTGTGGTTCGACAGCGGGACGGATCTGGACGTGGCTTCTTTCGTGGTAGCCCTAACCCCGGCAACAGGTTAATCCTTCTTTACGGCAGGCTCCTTACGGCAGGCTCCTTCTCAGGACTCGCGGGTGGGAACTCCATGTCTGGATCAGAGGCGTTGAACTTGAGATACCCCCGGACTTCATCAACCTTCGTCTCCACTCTGTCGAGCTTGTCTCTCAGGTCCCGTATCTCGGCTTTCAAGTCCAGGTACATCAGGACGGCGACCCCGATCAGGGCCGCCTTTATGGTCGCGTCCATCCACGCTCTTCGGTGCATCACTGTCACCTTGTTGTCGTGTTGTCTGTCCCACTACAGCCCGTGCGCTGATATATAAAGAGTCGGATAATTACCGGTAGCTCTCGTAAAAAAGTTCAAATACTTCCTGTTGCATCGGAATCCCTTGCGTCCACGGCAATTGTCTTTGACACTTCTCCCGCCACAAGCGTATTATATCTCTCGCCCACACACGCCGCCTATTTCTGCCGAGGCAACTTCCCATGTCGTCCGCGCCGACCGACTACGATCTCGACCTGAAGGTGGCGGAACTCAAGATCAGTGGATTCACGACTTTCGAAAATCTGGTCGCACCGGAGAAAATCGACCGCATACGGGAGGCTTTCATGCCGCGGCTCGACCGGCTCAAGGCGCGCGAAGAACATGAGATCCACCCGAAGGAAAGGGGCGAAGTCCGCACGGGCAAAGGACGACAGCAGTTCGTCAATCGCTATACCCTACACGTACCCTGGGAGCCGCCCTTCTCCGATCCGGAGCTTTATGAGAACCCCGTAGTACTGGCGTTTCTCGAACGATACTGGGACACCGACGATTTCCACATCGACTGCTACCACTCCAACAATCCCTATCCGGGCAGTGAGTTCCAGCCCTGGCACCGGGACCTGCACCTGATTACGCCCCACATCGGCCTGCCGGTCTGCCCCCATTTCGGCATCAAGTTTCCCCTGGTGGACACCAGCGAAGAGAACGGCAGCTTCGAGATCATGCCGGGCACGCAGTACCTGGCGGACCCCGACTTGGAGAAAACTTACAATGACGTACTGCTGCGGGGGGATTTCCCGCCCGCGCACCGGCTGAACCTGAAGAAGGGCACGCTCTGGGTGCAGGATCCGAGGACCCTCCACCGGGGCACGCCGAACCGGTCGGACCATGTCCGGGCGGAACTGGTCATTTGCTATTCGCGGCCGTGGTTCCGCAACGCCACGATCGACATGACTGCAGCGGAATACGCTAAGCTGTCGGATCGCGGCAGGGCACTGCTGTCACGCAGCAGGATCGTGGCGGCATGATCCGGGAACCGGCACCTCGCTGAAAAACCGGAGCTTTCGATGCTGTCCAGCGGGCAGATTGAACACTTCCACACCTTCGGATTCCTGGTCATTCGCCGGGCCTTTACCGGGGAGGAAGTAGAGGCGCTGATCCGGGAGGCCGCCGCGGCGTGTGCGGAGAAGCTCGGCCGCGACATCGGCGACGAGGAATGGCTTTGGGACGGGAAGTTCGTGGAGTCGCGCCCGGCGCTGACTCGGCTGGTGGAAGACGACCGGATCTACCTGTCCATGCAGGATCTCCTGGGCAACGAACTCATCTGGATCGGATCGGAGGTCATGTGGGGGATCGATCCCGGGCTGGCGGACCACACCTGGCATTTCGACGGTCACAAGACGGCGCGGCATCTCGACTACCCGCGGACCAAGGTCATGCTCTATCTCGATCCGCAGCGGAAGGAATCCGGCGCGCTGGGGGTCATACCGGGTTCCCACCGGGATCCTTTTCACCAATCGCTATTGCCCCTCCAGGACGCCCATCTCGGCGGAGATCCCACCCCGTTCGGCGTCGACGGCCCCCGGATCCCCGCCTGTGCCATCGAAACCGATCCGGGCGACATCGTCTTCTTCAACCAGTGGTTGTATCACGCGGTGTACGGCAAGGCGGGGAAACGGCGGGTGATCGTGTTCAAGTTCGGTCCCCGGCCGAAGAAGGATGACCACCTGCTCATGCTGCGGGAGGGCGCTCCGGATGTGTTTACGCCTCACGCCGCCTTCAGGAAGAGCGGGCGTCCCCGGATACGACATCTGGTCGGGGGGGTGGGAGCGCTCGGCAGGAAGGCGGAGAGCCTGGCCTGAAACTGCCGTGGTCGTGGTGTACCCGGCGTTCTCCAGTGGAAGTCACACCTGAAACCTTGCTCGAAATCCGCTAAGGAAGCCGGGTCGTGTACCACGGTGCTTTCGAGCCGCGGTCACACCGGCTGGCGGATCCTGGCCAGGATGCCCCGCCACCAGGACCGAAGGTCTTCGAAGGCGCTGTAGACCAGGGGCAGCGCAATCATGGCGCCTATCGTGGAGAAGATCAGGCCGCCCATCACCGACCGGCCCATGGGATAGTAGGGCAGATCCCCCAGCGAAGCGTTGCCGATGGCCATGGGCAGCAGGCCGAGCATGGTCGTCAGCGCCGTCATCAGGATCGGCCGCAGGCGGTCGCGTCCGGCCTGGATGATCGCTTCCCGGCCCTTCAGGCCACCCTCTTTCTCCAGGTGCTTGATGTGGTCGATGAACACGATGGCGTTGTTTACGACCACCCCGATGAGGATGACCACCCCGATGAGCGCGAGCACCGACATGTGGGTGCCGGTAGCGAACAACATCCAGTAGCATCCGAAGTAGGCGAAGGGAATGGACACCAGGACGATGATCAGGGGATCGATGTAGGACTCGAACAGGGAACCCAGCAGCAGGAGTACCGCGACCAGGGCCAGCATGGCGGCCAGCGCCATGGTCTGCGTGTCTTCCTCCAACTGCTCCCACCGCTCTCCAAGCCGCCACGAGTATCCCCGCGGCAGGGCCAGGTCCGCAAGGGAGCCGCTGATTCGGGTACCCAGGTTCTCGATGCCTTCGGTGGTGGTGTTCGCCCGGACCATGAGTATGGTCTGGCTGTCCCGGCGGTAGATCGTTCGGAAGGCGGGGCTCTGCGAGAAACCGGCCATGGTGGCCAGCGGCAATTGGGTTCCGTCGTCCAGGTAGACCGCCTGGTCGCGCAGCTGGTGGACGGTCTGCCTGTCCTCTTCGTCCGTCTGCAGCCAGACCCGGATCTCCCGGTCCGCGGTTTTCAGCCGCCTCATCTCCTGCCCCCGGATGCCCGACAGCGTCATGGCGGCGATACGCTGGGGCGTGAGTCCGAACTTGCCCGCCAGGTCGCGGTCCACGGTGACCCTCAGCTCGTCCTGAGTGTCGTCGTTGTCCAGGTCGGTGGTGATTGTCGTGATTTCCGGCAGTTGGCTCAACCGCGCGTTCACGTCCCCGGCGATCTGCTCAAGCACCCTGGGGTCTTCGCCGCTCAGGGCGATGCTCACCCTCGGATCCTCTTCGCCTTCCTCGCCCCATCGCCATCTCACGACGCGCCCCGGCGCCTCGGGAATCGTCTCGCGCAGAACCTTGGCGACTTCTTCCGATGAACGGTAGGTCTCCGTTCCGCCCTGGGTACCGAGTATCAGCAGGATGGCCACGTACAGCGCCGTGGCCACGGCCATGGCCTGGAAGGCATAGGGCTTTTTCCTCAAGGCAACGAGCAGGCAGGCGCAAACCGCGAGCGAAGCCCATACCCACGGGTATTTCGCCTTGTGGACCAGTCCCTCCCAGACCGAGTCGTCCCGTTCGTTTTTGAGATAGACGTTGAACCATACCCGGCCGGGCCGGAAGTCCGTGCGAATCGCCTTGATGTTCAGCGAATCGGCCGCGGCCAGCCATTCATTCTCCCGTTCGGTCACAAAGCGGTCCGTCTCCTCCAGATCGAGGAACGGACCGGGTTCGACGTACATCCATACCTGCCGCTGGTCCGTGGGCGTGTTGTCGAGTTTGACCTTCTGCATGGGTATGAGCATAGTCAGGATGACGAAGCCGCCCAGGATGAGCGCCACATCGAGCCGGTGGTTCAGCACCCAGCCGATCAGCCTGCTGTACCGGTCTTCCAGCGCATCCAGCAGACCGACGGCCGGCAGGGCTCCGTCCTTCAGCAAACGGGAGGCAAGCAGCGGAATGAAGCTCAGCGACATGACCAGGGAGGACACCAGGGAGATGGTGATGACCAGGCCCAGTTCTCTCATCTGAGTCTGCGCGCCTCCGCCGTCGATGAAAAGCAGGGGCAGGAATACGATGGCCGTGGTGAGCGTCGCAGCACTGACGGCGACGGCGACCTCACGGGCGCCCTGAATGGCCGCCTTTACGGGTTCCATGCCCTGGCGCCGGAGCCGGAGGATGTTTTCCAGCACCACCACGGCGTTGTCCACCAGCATGCCGATGCCGAGCATCAGGCCCATCAGGGAGATGAGGTTGAGCGACAGGATCTGGTAACTCGTATTGATGAAATACATGGCCGTGAACGTGACCAGGATGGACGCGGGGATGGACGCGGCGATGATGAAGGTCGTCCGGTACCTCCTCAAGAAGAAGAACAGCACGCCTACGGCGAACAGTCCCCCCCACATCCCCGCGTTTCCGAGCGCACTGAGCGAACTCAGTATCCACGTGGACTGCTGGAAGAAGACGTGGTAGGTCAGGCCGGGCCAGCGCGGATCCCGCGTCAGCTCGTCCAGCGTCTCCCGGACGGCGGCCGTCACCTCCACGGTGTTGGCGTTGGATTCCTTCCGGATGACCATGCCCACGGCGTCCTGGCCGTCGAGGCGATAACCCCACTGGCTCGTGGGTTTACGGTAGGCGACGTCGGCGACGTCGCCGAGGCGAAGGCCTCGCTCATTGATCGGGAATGCCCGGATGTCTTCCACGGACTCGAACGCGCCCGTGAGCCGGACCAGGTAGCGGAACCCGCCGTCTTCCACGTATCCCCCGGGGGAGTCCATGTTGGCCTGTTCCATGGCGCCCAGAAACTGCTCGGGATTCACCCTGTAGGCCTTCAGCAGGTCTTCATCCATATCGATGATCACCTGCCGGGACTGCGATCCCCAGGTGTCGATTCCGGCGATGCCGTCCAGACGCTCGAGGCGGGGCCGGAGCTGTTCGTCGACCACCTGGAACAGCGCGTCCTGGTCGCCGTGCCATGACATGGCGAGCCACATGATCGGGATATCGGTAGTGGAGAACTTCCTTACCCAGATACGGTCTATTCCATCGGGCAGCCGGGGCCGTACCCGCTCCACGCGGTCGCGGACCTCCACGTAGGCCAGCTTCATATCGGTGTCGTGATCGAAACGCAAGTTGACGCTCACCCCGTTGGTCCGCGCGTTGGATTCCACGCGAAGCAGTCCCCGGAGGGTCTTCAGCTCTCCCTCGAGAGGCCGGACGATCATCTGAACATTGTCCTCCGGGGTGGAATTGGGATAGGGGACCCAGACGTTCATCCTCGTTCCTTCGATCGCCGGGATGAATTCCAGGGGAAGCAGTCTGAAGGAGACCGCGCCGAACAGGATCGCGCTGACCAGCACCATGAAGACCGTCACCGGCCTGCGGAACGCGAAAGCGGTCCAGTTAGCGGGCGTCAGGAATCGAAACATCAATCACTCCGGGGTATCGTATCTACGGTACTCGGATAACCGTTCTTCACGTGCTTGCGTCCTGCTTTCGGTCCAGCAGCGTATAGACGACGGGAATCACGATCAGGGTAAGCACGGTGGACGAAATCAGCCCCGCGATCACGGTGACGGCGAGCGGCGTACGTATTTCGGCGCCTTCGCCGACGCCCAGCGCCAGGGGCAGAAGTCCCAGGACGGTCGTGGCGGTCGTCATCAATATGGGACGAAGCCGCACCCTGCCGGCCGTAATGACGGCGTTGATCCGGTCTTCGCCTCTTCTTCGCAACCGGTTGATGTAGTCCACCAGAACAATCGCGTTGTTCACCACGATGCCCGCGAGCATGATAATGCCGATCAGGACCACGACACTGATCGTGATGTCGAGCAGGTACAGCGTCACCAGCACGCCGGAAAGGGCGAGCAGAAAGGAGAACATGACGATGAAGGGATGCAGCAGCGACTCGAACTGGGAAGCCATGACCAGGTATACCAGGAAGACGGCCATGGCAATGGCCAGCAGCATGCTGCGCGACGCCGTGTTCATCTCCCGGTACTGGCCGCCCAGATCGATGCTGAAGTCATCGGGCAACGGGAGCCCCGCCAGCCGGTTCTGGATGTCCCGCGCCACGCTCCCCAGGTCGATTCCCGTCAGATTGGCCGTCACGAGCGCCACGCGCTGCTGGTCTATACGCCGGATCTCGCTCGGTCCCTCGTCCATGCGCACCTGCGCCACGCCGCTGAGCAACACGGCACCGCGTTCGGCGGCGGGTTGCGAAGATCCGCCGTTCGTCGATCCGGGATCCTCCCCGGACGGATTCCCTTCCGGCCGGTTTTCGGTGTTTGTGTTCCCCCGCCCGCCGGTGTTTACGGCCAGCGCCTTCAACTGGGCGATTTCCTTTCGATCTTCTTCCCTTGCGCGCACGAGGATATTGATCTTCCGGTCTCCCGCCGAAAACCGGGTGGCCACGCTACCGCGGACCTTGTTCCTGATCGCGTCGGCCGCCTGGCCGATGTCCACGCCGAGGGCCGCCATGCGGTCGCGGTCGAAGACGACCACGACTTCCGGATGCCCGGCCTCCATCAGGGATCGGGCGTCTCTGAGCCCTTCCGCGCCTTCGAGGGCGTCGACGACCTGGCCGCTGATGGAACGGAGATCCTGCAGGTTGTACCCCCGGATTTCCACTTCCAGCGGCGCCTTGAAACTGAACAGGGCGGGGCGAACGAACTCCAGCCGGGCCTCCGGTATGTCCGCCAGCCGGGACCGGAGCCGGTCCATGACGTCGTCGCTCCCCTGCTGCCGCATCGTCTCCGGCTGCAGCATCACCGTCACCCGGGCGATGTTCTCCCGTTCTTCCTCGACAAGCGTGCCGCCCGATTCCACCGCGCCTACCACGACGTAGACCTGTTCGATGTCCGGGTCGTCCCGGATCAGGTCTTCTATCCGCGTCGCGGTCGTGTCGGTGGCGGCCAGCGGCGTGCCCGTCGGCAGGATGAGATCGACCGCGAACTCGCCCTGTTCCAGTTCAGGGATCAGTTCGGTCCCCAGGCGCGGGATCAGCACCGCCGAAGTCGCCACGAGCGCCGCAACGAAGACCATGGTGACGAACCGGTGTTCCAACGCCCGGGAGAGCACGGACACGTATAGAACCTGAAATTTCTCGAGCACGTGGTTGAATAGATTCAGTACCGGGCGGACGATCTTGCCCAGCAGCCAGAATACGGCGCGAGCCAGCAGCCAGAACGGGGCCAGCACCAGCACCAGCACGTTGGGTACGACCGTAAACAGGGTTTTGAAGAAACTGCCGATCAGGAACCGGACCAGCCGAAAGAAGGGCAGTATGAAGCGAAAGGCGAACACGGCGATCCACCGTGGAACCGCCCCGGCAATGCGGGCCGCCCGCAGCCACCGGGCCCCGTCCTCTTGCCGGATGCTGTCGTGGCCCTGGACCACGCAACCTTTCAGCCAGCGCCACGCCAGCACCAGGAAGCGGCCGACCAGGTACACCGGATAGAAAAAGATCCAGCCCGCCCTGGACGGTCCGCCGTCCTTGCGTGTCCTGAATCCGCGGGCAGTCTCCCCGAACCAGGCGAATCCGGGGAAAGTTCCGGCGAACCACGCGCCGGTATCCTTCCTCGCCTTCCGGGGAAACCAGCGCCAGGCGCGGCCCCGTTCCTCCGGAGCGGACCGCCGGTACTCCCGGTACGCGGCCTGTATCCAGAGACCGCTTCCCGCCGCACCGCCCGTCCCGCCTTCCCGCGAGGCCATCATGGGGATGAACGTAAGCGCCACGGCGAGCGAGGCCAGCAGGGCGAAGGTGACGGTCAACGCCTGGTCGGTGAAGATCTGGCCGGCGACCCCTTCGATGAACACGATGGGAAAGAACACGGCGATGGTCGTGAGGGTGGACGCGGTCACGGCCATGCCGACTTCCGACGCTCCGCGCCGGGCGGCTTCGACGATGGAGTCC
This sequence is a window from Gemmatimonadota bacterium. Protein-coding genes within it:
- a CDS encoding alpha-N-acetylglucosaminidase C-terminal domain-containing protein, producing SDSSLGYDGYVIRCTGNVLALAGRRPYSALYAVYRLFEEHLGCGFFEEGEQIPRKDTVSIGELAEYRKPRFKWRMYFANMQDAYSGMRWWTWEELRPWIDYLVKKRFNILESGNIADCCGIGALAANRLGVPVELTDWQKERIALLRRVFDYAREAGIRIRYRMQLHVGTPAVNPGFSPYADGRQLQVFVDGYEAMTGAGISVAPLEWCGESEIVLDPRDPATRRFTTAVVESYGEALGTDHLYSLWLPTEETWVEEDPDRAAELTHASVDGMIQAIRDGDPDAVLFSPRVCTDNPTEAAQARAVRDAGLPVIGNMFLNHAGRMYDFLRCDYYWGLPWSTGMCGQCGRETNPNGDIETAIDNARSLTDHPRAANLQGFMVSSETNHRNVMTMDLYAELSWNPSDVEPDDYVERWNRRRYGPAAEGTRPAVRIFAETIMAYFDPCTHNGPLYRNWDGTLLPGLTSGSVKRLIGFLPALHDMLEILLSKYNDLKGSPMYRFDLVDIGRTYLAGIFNHRLAHTRKAFRAGDGERFERMAEETEQVMHAMARYCSAHEQFRLKTHDEWAARWPEIVPGHANSESNWITFTALISLENWQVLLDYLPEDFAEMIVHYFLPRVRQYVDRMRTLMERGEDISERLVDRDSDVDLPSRVANWSTPRGNTPWSPYGDTCEPELTGEDEALALRLIKAGSVSGRYDFYVGPLDVLVREMLDAFPPPEDIDEILAEEDYAPPGNRLVLHGVPGETIEGFNVPGFVERVVVPRELHDIIAVREVRREYNIARGEIALYQVTVMPTVHLVRHEDEPAPSDGHDVAIFSFNFRDSEYKVWFDSGTDLDVASFVVALTPATG
- a CDS encoding phytanoyl-CoA dioxygenase family protein translates to MSSAPTDYDLDLKVAELKISGFTTFENLVAPEKIDRIREAFMPRLDRLKAREEHEIHPKERGEVRTGKGRQQFVNRYTLHVPWEPPFSDPELYENPVVLAFLERYWDTDDFHIDCYHSNNPYPGSEFQPWHRDLHLITPHIGLPVCPHFGIKFPLVDTSEENGSFEIMPGTQYLADPDLEKTYNDVLLRGDFPPAHRLNLKKGTLWVQDPRTLHRGTPNRSDHVRAELVICYSRPWFRNATIDMTAAEYAKLSDRGRALLSRSRIVAA
- a CDS encoding phytanoyl-CoA dioxygenase family protein, coding for MLSSGQIEHFHTFGFLVIRRAFTGEEVEALIREAAAACAEKLGRDIGDEEWLWDGKFVESRPALTRLVEDDRIYLSMQDLLGNELIWIGSEVMWGIDPGLADHTWHFDGHKTARHLDYPRTKVMLYLDPQRKESGALGVIPGSHRDPFHQSLLPLQDAHLGGDPTPFGVDGPRIPACAIETDPGDIVFFNQWLYHAVYGKAGKRRVIVFKFGPRPKKDDHLLMLREGAPDVFTPHAAFRKSGRPRIRHLVGGVGALGRKAESLA
- a CDS encoding efflux RND transporter permease subunit, which codes for MFRFLTPANWTAFAFRRPVTVFMVLVSAILFGAVSFRLLPLEFIPAIEGTRMNVWVPYPNSTPEDNVQMIVRPLEGELKTLRGLLRVESNARTNGVSVNLRFDHDTDMKLAYVEVRDRVERVRPRLPDGIDRIWVRKFSTTDIPIMWLAMSWHGDQDALFQVVDEQLRPRLERLDGIAGIDTWGSQSRQVIIDMDEDLLKAYRVNPEQFLGAMEQANMDSPGGYVEDGGFRYLVRLTGAFESVEDIRAFPINERGLRLGDVADVAYRKPTSQWGYRLDGQDAVGMVIRKESNANTVEVTAAVRETLDELTRDPRWPGLTYHVFFQQSTWILSSLSALGNAGMWGGLFAVGVLFFFLRRYRTTFIIAASIPASILVTFTAMYFINTSYQILSLNLISLMGLMLGIGMLVDNAVVVLENILRLRRQGMEPVKAAIQGAREVAVAVSAATLTTAIVFLPLLFIDGGGAQTQMRELGLVITISLVSSLVMSLSFIPLLASRLLKDGALPAVGLLDALEDRYSRLIGWVLNHRLDVALILGGFVILTMLIPMQKVKLDNTPTDQRQVWMYVEPGPFLDLEETDRFVTERENEWLAAADSLNIKAIRTDFRPGRVWFNVYLKNERDDSVWEGLVHKAKYPWVWASLAVCACLLVALRKKPYAFQAMAVATALYVAILLILGTQGGTETYRSSEEVAKVLRETIPEAPGRVVRWRWGEEGEEDPRVSIALSGEDPRVLEQIAGDVNARLSQLPEITTITTDLDNDDTQDELRVTVDRDLAGKFGLTPQRIAAMTLSGIRGQEMRRLKTADREIRVWLQTDEEDRQTVHQLRDQAVYLDDGTQLPLATMAGFSQSPAFRTIYRRDSQTILMVRANTTTEGIENLGTRISGSLADLALPRGYSWRLGERWEQLEEDTQTMALAAMLALVAVLLLLGSLFESYIDPLIIVLVSIPFAYFGCYWMLFATGTHMSVLALIGVVILIGVVVNNAIVFIDHIKHLEKEGGLKGREAIIQAGRDRLRPILMTALTTMLGLLPMAIGNASLGDLPYYPMGRSVMGGLIFSTIGAMIALPLVYSAFEDLRSWWRGILARIRQPV
- a CDS encoding efflux RND transporter permease subunit, which codes for LREGDEELIVRAVNEFQTVEEIGEIIISRRGEVPVRLNDLATVRRHYKERKTVTRINGRESVEIALFKEADANTVTVARAIKERLGDIGTQRLEEEDVDETGPPSGDGQEDAAADGIEPTGPTIADGRRTVVSTLPDGVSLYIVSDQSRFIENAIDEVINTAQWGGVLAILVLFLFLRNLKSTLIVGVAIPVSVLITFILMFFSDTTLNIMSLGGLALGIGMLVDNAIVVLESIFRCREEGDSIVEAARRGASEVGMAVTASTLTTIAVFFPIVFIEGVAGQIFTDQALTVTFALLASLAVALTFIPMMASREGGTGGAAGSGLWIQAAYREYRRSAPEERGRAWRWFPRKARKDTGAWFAGTFPGFAWFGETARGFRTRKDGGPSRAGWIFFYPVYLVGRFLVLAWRWLKGCVVQGHDSIRQEDGARWLRAARIAGAVPRWIAVFAFRFILPFFRLVRFLIGSFFKTLFTVVPNVLVLVLAPFWLLARAVFWLLGKIVRPVLNLFNHVLEKFQVLYVSVLSRALEHRFVTMVFVAALVATSAVLIPRLGTELIPELEQGEFAVDLILPTGTPLAATDTTATRIEDLIRDDPDIEQVYVVVGAVESGGTLVEEERENIARVTVMLQPETMRQQGSDDVMDRLRSRLADIPEARLEFVRPALFSFKAPLEVEIRGYNLQDLRSISGQVVDALEGAEGLRDARSLMEAGHPEVVVVFDRDRMAALGVDIGQAADAIRNKVRGSVATRFSAGDRKINILVRAREEDRKEIAQLKALAVNTGGRGNTNTENRPEGNPSGEDPGSTNGGSSQPAAERGAVLLSGVAQVRMDEGPSEIRRIDQQRVALVTANLTGIDLGSVARDIQNRLAGLPLPDDFSIDLGGQYREMNTASRSMLLAIAMAVFLVYLVMASQFESLLHPFIVMFSFLLALSGVLVTLYLLDITISVVVLIGIIMLAGIVVNNAIVLVDYINRLRRRGEDRINAVITAGRVRLRPILMTTATTVLGLLPLALGVGEGAEIRTPLAVTVIAGLISSTVLTLIVIPVVYTLLDRKQDAST